The following proteins are co-located in the Vicinamibacteria bacterium genome:
- a CDS encoding biotin/lipoyl-containing protein: protein MSGAIKIRSLSLDTSHELRVRRTDGGYRVTCDDPVLDVLVLESGSKVLAVTSAEGTFETTVERDDDEIHVIVGQERFVFGPNEGVDADRHAARVSGGRTELKAPMPGKIARLFVAVGDSVRAGQGLLLFEAMKMQNEIRAPNDGFVVDLSVEEGQTVEAREKLMVLDRPPASQ from the coding sequence ATGAGCGGGGCCATCAAAATCCGGAGCCTCTCGCTCGACACCTCGCATGAGCTTCGCGTCCGGCGTACCGACGGAGGGTATCGCGTCACCTGTGACGATCCGGTACTCGACGTTCTCGTGCTCGAGAGTGGCTCCAAGGTGCTTGCGGTCACGAGCGCAGAGGGTACTTTCGAGACCACCGTGGAGCGCGACGATGACGAGATTCACGTTATTGTGGGACAGGAGCGATTCGTCTTCGGCCCGAACGAGGGCGTGGACGCCGACCGCCACGCCGCTCGGGTGTCCGGCGGTCGCACGGAGCTGAAGGCGCCGATGCCAGGCAAGATTGCCCGGCTCTTCGTCGCCGTGGGTGACTCGGTCAGGGCCGGTCAGGGACTATTGCTGTTCGAAGCCATGAAGATGCAAAACGAGATCCGCGCTCCGAACGACGGGTTCGTCGTGGATCTCTCGGTTGAGGAAGGCCAGACCGTGGAAGCCCGGGAGAAATTGATGGTTCTCGACCGGCCTCCCGCCTCCCAATAG